From Coffea arabica cultivar ET-39 chromosome 9c, Coffea Arabica ET-39 HiFi, whole genome shotgun sequence, one genomic window encodes:
- the LOC113709093 gene encoding SH3 domain-containing protein 3, with amino-acid sequence MDALRKQASKLREQVAKQQQAVIKQFSGSGYESSDVMVIDEVEMQRHQQLEKLYRSTRAGRDFQKEIIKAAETFTAIGYKHIEAGNKLSEDCCKYGVENGHDEILAKAATIYGDARKHVEKEQEDLNKMLFSEVLEPLRAMITGSPLEEARHLAQRYSRMRQEAETQAVEVSRRQARVREAPIPENVAKLHAAEARMQELRANMAVLGKEAATALSSVEAQQQRLTFQRLVAMVEGEKIYYERIAAILGQIEAELVSDKQRKEAAPPVIPTDHGSEKTKYFLAEARNAFDAETEKELSLAVGDFVVVRQVSPSGWSEGECRGKAGWFPSSYVERRHRIPTDTGAAEVF; translated from the exons ATGGATGCCTTGAGAAAGCAGGCCAGCAAGCTCCGAGAACAAGTTGCCAAACAGCAGCAG GCTGTGATAAAGCAATTCAGTGGCAGCGGATATGAGAGTTCAGATGTGATGGTAATTGATGAAGTGGAGATGCAAAGGCATCAGCAATTAGAGAAACTGTACAGGTCTACTCGTGCTGGAAGG GATTTTCAGAAAGAAATCATTAAAGCAGCCGAAACATTTACAGCCATAGGGTATAAGCATATTGAAGCAG GCAATAAATTATCTGAAGATTGTTGCAAATATGGAGTTGAGAATGGTCATGATGAAATCCTAGCTAAGGCTGCAACAATCTATGGTGATGCTCGTAAACATGTGGAAAAGGAGCAGGAAGACCTGAACAAGATGTTGTTTTCAGAG GTTTTAGAACCCTTGCGAGCAATGATAACAGGCTCACCTTTGGAAGAAGCTCGGCATCTTGCTCAACGTTATAGTCGAATGAGACAAGAAGCTGAGACCCAG GCGGTGGAGGTTTCTAGAAGACAAGCACGGGTAAGGGAAGCTCCAATTCCAGAAAATGTAGCAAAGCTGCATGCAGCTGAAGCTAGAATGCAGGAGCTCAGAGCAAACATGGCAGTACTAGGCAAAGAAGCAGCTACAGCATTGAGTTCTGTAGAAGCTCAGCAGCAGAGGCTAACTTTTCAGAGGCTTGTAGCAATG GTCGAAGGAGAAAAAATATATTACGAGAGGATAGCTGCTATTCTTGGTCAGATTGAAGCTGAG TTGGTATCAGATAAGCAACGGAAAGAAGCTGCTCCTCCTGTAATTCCAACTGATCATGGATCTGAAAAAACCAAATACTTTCTGGCTGAG GCTAGGAATGCTTTTGATGCTGAGACTGAGAAGGAGCTGAGCTTGGCAGTGGGGGATTTCGTTGTTGTTCGACAG GTAAGCCCATCGGGATGGTCAGAGGGGGAATGCAGAGGTAAAGCTGGTTGGTTTCCATCTTCATATGTGGAAAGGCGTCACCGCATTCCAACAGACACTGGGGCCGCAGAAGTTTTCTAG